A region from the Cyprinus carpio isolate SPL01 chromosome A8, ASM1834038v1, whole genome shotgun sequence genome encodes:
- the LOC109075498 gene encoding cGMP-dependent protein kinase 1-like isoform X1, with protein MGTLRDLQFALQLKIEELRQRDALIDELELELDAKDDLIRRLQDELDRLRLSAAGQQRASSLRVRRKALLTEPVTVEPKLVLQNPPISYSKSQESQRLIESALAENECMKYLIRDQMRCLVDSVYPITLKQGVSVVQEEDNGTQAYIVEEGKLEASRAGQRLHIIEPGMMFEELALIHNHTCSTTVTALVNSRLWVLEGQVFQKIMQRNGLAAITQSLDFLRSVALLCVFPEDVLMKVSDALEESQYSNGDYIIRNGIPGDKIFILSQGQVKVLEKHSASEESMMASVLSRGDCFGERGDDERSMSALAAGDVTCLVIDREVFEKVTGGLGNARENPTNKVILKADEDGSAFGETSLCSFQVLCNLGEGQYGHTQLVHLKSDPSCKFALKTIRKQLIESPGQRERILAEKHILMDLQSPFIVRLHCTYKDARCLYMLMEACEGGDLWRLLRERGSLQDNAVRFYAASVLEALHVLHTKDIVHRDLKPENVLLDQRGYAKLTGFGCAKKLGSLHRAWSFCGSVGYQPPEVILHQGHGLSVDLWALGMLLYELLSGSPLFSGSEQLKVYTAALKGIDELEFPKTISRTAAHLIKSLCRLNPSERLGQRNGVKDICKHMWFEGFDWEGLQKGTMTPPVKPNVSCVSDHGGSSLLPETHIEAALDNSGWDIDF; from the exons ATGGGGACTCTCAGAGATCTTCAGTTCGCACTTCAGCTGAAGATTGAGGAGTTACGGCAGAGAGACGCTCTCATCGACGAGCTGGAGCTCGAGCTGGACGCTAAAGATGATCTGATCCGCCGCCTGCAGGACGAGCTCGACCGTCTGCGGCTCTCAGCGGCGG gtCAACAACGTGCTTCTTCCCTGAGAGTGAGGAGAAAAGCTCTGCTAACAGAACCAGTTACCGTGGAGCCGAAACTAGTCTTACAAAACCCACCAATCAGCTACAGCAAGAGTCAAGA gtcACAGCGGCTGATAGAATCAGCTCTAGCAGAAAACGAGTGTATGAAATATCTAATCAGGGATCAGATGCGCTGTTTGGTGGATTCTGTCTATCCCATAACACTCAAACAGGGTGTGAGTGTTGTCCAGGAAGAGGATAATGGGACCCAAGCATACATAGTTGAAG AGGGAAAACTGGAGGCATCCAGGGCTGGCCAGAGGCTGCACATCATTGAGCCGGGGATGATGTTTGAAGAGCTGGCCCTTATTCATAACCACACCTGCTCCACTACTGTCACAG ctctgGTCAACAGCAGGCTGTGGGTGTTGGAGGGTCAGGTGTTTCAGAAGATCATGCAAAGGAATGGCCTCGCCGCTATCACACAGTCTTTGGACTTCCTACGCAG TGTGGCACTGCTCTGTGTGTTTCCAGAGGATGTTCTCATGAAAGTGTCTGATGCGCTGGAGGAG TCTCAATACAGTAATGGTGATTATATCATTCGAAATGGAATTCCAGGAGACAAAATCTTCATTCTGAGTCAAGGCCAG GTGAAAGTATTAGAGAAACACTCAGCCAGTGAGGAGAGTATGATGGCGTCTGTCCTCTCCAGAGGGGATTGTTTTGGAGAGAGAGG AGATGACGAGAGGTCGATGAGTGCTCTTGCCGCAGGCGATGTGACATGTTTGGTCATAGACAGAGA GGTTTTCGAAAAAGTAACTGGAGGCTTGGGCAATGCAAGAGAAAATCCTACCAACAAGGTCATATTGAA GGCAGATGAAGATGGGTCTGCGTTTGGTGAAACGTCTCTCTGCAGTTTTCAAGTGCTGTGTAATCTGGGGGAAGGACAGTACGGTCACACTCAGCTC GTCCATTTGAAGAGTGACCCCAGCTGTAAGTTTGCATTGAAGACCATAAGAAAACAGCTGATAGAGAGCCCAGGCCAAAGAGAGAGGATACTTGCAGAGAAACACATCCTGATGGATCTCCAGAGTCCATTTATTGTAAG GTTGCATTGTACGTATAAAGATGCTCGGTGCCTGTATATGCTGATGGAGGCTTGTGAAGGTGGAGATCTGTGGAGATTACTGAGAGAGAG GGGGTCACTGCAAGACAACGCTGTTCGCTTCTACGCAGCGTCTGTGCTGGAAGCTCTTCATGTACTTCACACCAAAGACATTGTTCACAGAGAcctgaaacctgaaaatgtgctaCTGGACCAGCGAGGATATGCTAAACTG ACAGGGTTTGGTTGTGCTAAGAAGTTGGGCTCTTTGCACAGAGCCTGGTCTTTCTGTGGATCTGTGGGTTATCAGCCTCCAGAGGTCATTCTGCATCAAGGTCACGGTCTGTCTGTAGATCTCTGGGCTCTAGGGATGTTGCTGTATGAACTGCTCAGTGGCAG TCCTCTGTTCTCTGGCTCAGAGCAGCTGAAGGTTTATACAGCAGCTCTGAAGGGAATAGATGAGCTAGAGTTCCCCAAAACCATCAGCAGGACTGCAGCACATCTCATCAAGAGCCTCTGCAG GCTGAACCCCTCAGAGAGGCTGGGCCAGAGGAACGGGGTCAAGGACATATGCAAACACAT GTGGTTTGAAGGCTTCGACTGGGAAGGACTTCAGAAGGGCACAATGACTCCACCAGTAAAACCAAAC GTTTCCTGTGTCTCTGATCACGGAGGATCATCACTCCTGCCAGAAACCCACATTGAAGCAGCATTGGATAATTCTGGCTGGGATATAGACTTTTGA
- the LOC109075498 gene encoding cGMP-dependent protein kinase 1-like isoform X2, with protein MKYLIRDQMRCLVDSVYPITLKQGVSVVQEEDNGTQAYIVEEGKLEASRAGQRLHIIEPGMMFEELALIHNHTCSTTVTALVNSRLWVLEGQVFQKIMQRNGLAAITQSLDFLRSVALLCVFPEDVLMKVSDALEESQYSNGDYIIRNGIPGDKIFILSQGQVKVLEKHSASEESMMASVLSRGDCFGERGDDERSMSALAAGDVTCLVIDREVFEKVTGGLGNARENPTNKVILKADEDGSAFGETSLCSFQVLCNLGEGQYGHTQLVHLKSDPSCKFALKTIRKQLIESPGQRERILAEKHILMDLQSPFIVRLHCTYKDARCLYMLMEACEGGDLWRLLRERGSLQDNAVRFYAASVLEALHVLHTKDIVHRDLKPENVLLDQRGYAKLTGFGCAKKLGSLHRAWSFCGSVGYQPPEVILHQGHGLSVDLWALGMLLYELLSGSPLFSGSEQLKVYTAALKGIDELEFPKTISRTAAHLIKSLCRLNPSERLGQRNGVKDICKHMWFEGFDWEGLQKGTMTPPVKPNVSCVSDHGGSSLLPETHIEAALDNSGWDIDF; from the exons ATGAAATATCTAATCAGGGATCAGATGCGCTGTTTGGTGGATTCTGTCTATCCCATAACACTCAAACAGGGTGTGAGTGTTGTCCAGGAAGAGGATAATGGGACCCAAGCATACATAGTTGAAG AGGGAAAACTGGAGGCATCCAGGGCTGGCCAGAGGCTGCACATCATTGAGCCGGGGATGATGTTTGAAGAGCTGGCCCTTATTCATAACCACACCTGCTCCACTACTGTCACAG ctctgGTCAACAGCAGGCTGTGGGTGTTGGAGGGTCAGGTGTTTCAGAAGATCATGCAAAGGAATGGCCTCGCCGCTATCACACAGTCTTTGGACTTCCTACGCAG TGTGGCACTGCTCTGTGTGTTTCCAGAGGATGTTCTCATGAAAGTGTCTGATGCGCTGGAGGAG TCTCAATACAGTAATGGTGATTATATCATTCGAAATGGAATTCCAGGAGACAAAATCTTCATTCTGAGTCAAGGCCAG GTGAAAGTATTAGAGAAACACTCAGCCAGTGAGGAGAGTATGATGGCGTCTGTCCTCTCCAGAGGGGATTGTTTTGGAGAGAGAGG AGATGACGAGAGGTCGATGAGTGCTCTTGCCGCAGGCGATGTGACATGTTTGGTCATAGACAGAGA GGTTTTCGAAAAAGTAACTGGAGGCTTGGGCAATGCAAGAGAAAATCCTACCAACAAGGTCATATTGAA GGCAGATGAAGATGGGTCTGCGTTTGGTGAAACGTCTCTCTGCAGTTTTCAAGTGCTGTGTAATCTGGGGGAAGGACAGTACGGTCACACTCAGCTC GTCCATTTGAAGAGTGACCCCAGCTGTAAGTTTGCATTGAAGACCATAAGAAAACAGCTGATAGAGAGCCCAGGCCAAAGAGAGAGGATACTTGCAGAGAAACACATCCTGATGGATCTCCAGAGTCCATTTATTGTAAG GTTGCATTGTACGTATAAAGATGCTCGGTGCCTGTATATGCTGATGGAGGCTTGTGAAGGTGGAGATCTGTGGAGATTACTGAGAGAGAG GGGGTCACTGCAAGACAACGCTGTTCGCTTCTACGCAGCGTCTGTGCTGGAAGCTCTTCATGTACTTCACACCAAAGACATTGTTCACAGAGAcctgaaacctgaaaatgtgctaCTGGACCAGCGAGGATATGCTAAACTG ACAGGGTTTGGTTGTGCTAAGAAGTTGGGCTCTTTGCACAGAGCCTGGTCTTTCTGTGGATCTGTGGGTTATCAGCCTCCAGAGGTCATTCTGCATCAAGGTCACGGTCTGTCTGTAGATCTCTGGGCTCTAGGGATGTTGCTGTATGAACTGCTCAGTGGCAG TCCTCTGTTCTCTGGCTCAGAGCAGCTGAAGGTTTATACAGCAGCTCTGAAGGGAATAGATGAGCTAGAGTTCCCCAAAACCATCAGCAGGACTGCAGCACATCTCATCAAGAGCCTCTGCAG GCTGAACCCCTCAGAGAGGCTGGGCCAGAGGAACGGGGTCAAGGACATATGCAAACACAT GTGGTTTGAAGGCTTCGACTGGGAAGGACTTCAGAAGGGCACAATGACTCCACCAGTAAAACCAAAC GTTTCCTGTGTCTCTGATCACGGAGGATCATCACTCCTGCCAGAAACCCACATTGAAGCAGCATTGGATAATTCTGGCTGGGATATAGACTTTTGA
- the LOC109075506 gene encoding beta-2-microglobulin-like: MFKLAVVALVLLSASCFAKQSPPKVQVYSRNPGEYGKKNVLICYVSGFHPPDITIELLKNGVEIPGSQQTDLAFEQGWQFHLTKFVDFTPQPGEHYSCRVRHMTDTKSYTWEPDM, from the exons ATGTTTAAACTCGCTGTGGTCGCTCTCGTGCTTCTCAGCGCCAGCTGTTTTGCCAAACAAT CTCCTCCAAAAGTGCAGGTGTACAGCCGCAACCCTGGAGAGTATGGGAAGAAAAACGTGCTGATCTGCTACGTCAGTGGCTTTCACCCCCCGGACATCACCATTGAGCTCCTGAAGAACGGGGTGGAGATCCCGGGCAGCCAACAGACCGACCTGGCCTTCGAACAGGGCTGGCAGTTCCACCTGACCAAGTTTGTTGACTTCACCCCCCAGCCGGGAGAGCACTACAGCTGCAGAGTCCGACACATGACCGACACAAAATCCTACACGTGGG AACCTGACATGTGA